One genomic region from Cellulosilyticum sp. I15G10I2 encodes:
- a CDS encoding nitroreductase family protein, translated as MNETLKTIKNRRAIRNYHPDQISDSALQEILNAALYAPNAMNRQSWHFTVIQNKSMLDQLADSIIENVINFNNKALVNMVSSPGYHPFYKAPTIILISGDMANEFIQIEAGTAAQNISLAAESLNIGSCIMTMSNFIFASSKADVIKKSLGIPNGYNPICGVVLGYKAGQVPPVPSRNKEVITYYK; from the coding sequence ATGAATGAAACACTAAAAACAATTAAAAATAGAAGAGCTATTAGAAACTATCATCCAGATCAAATATCAGATTCAGCATTACAAGAAATATTAAACGCTGCATTATACGCGCCAAATGCAATGAATAGGCAAAGCTGGCACTTTACTGTTATACAGAATAAATCAATGCTTGATCAACTTGCAGACAGTATTATAGAAAATGTTATTAATTTTAATAATAAAGCGCTGGTAAATATGGTGAGTTCCCCAGGCTACCATCCCTTTTATAAGGCGCCAACAATTATTCTTATCAGCGGAGACATGGCAAATGAATTTATTCAAATCGAAGCCGGGACAGCTGCTCAGAATATCTCCCTTGCAGCAGAGTCCCTCAATATAGGCTCTTGTATTATGACTATGTCCAATTTTATCTTTGCCTCTAGTAAAGCTGATGTAATTAAAAAATCTTTAGGTATCCCTAATGGATATAACCCTATTTGCGGCGTAGTTCTTGGGTATAAGGCTGGTCAGGTCCCCCCTGTTCCTTCAAGGAATAAAGAGGTTATTACTTATTATAAATAA
- a CDS encoding SDR family oxidoreductase, with protein sequence MEGKKVVLITGGNAGMGKAAASELAKLGNIVVIISRNKERGEKALEEIKRVSGNDEVDLMLCDLADLPSIRRLVSEFKKKYNRLDILINNAGVIVPKRRQTKDGFELQFGVNHLGHFLLTHLLLDTLIKSAPARIINVSSGAHKIGKIHFEDIHLKKHYNLIKAYAQSKLANVLFTYELADRLQGKGVTVNALHPGAVATKMGVDRETGFGTFITSRLKPFFQTPLEGAQTAIYLAVSKEVEDVTGKYFYDKKAIMSSRLSYDKAIAKRLWEVSINLVHLAKEN encoded by the coding sequence ATGGAAGGAAAGAAAGTTGTACTTATTACTGGCGGTAATGCAGGAATGGGAAAGGCCGCAGCTTCCGAACTTGCAAAGCTCGGCAATATAGTGGTTATTATTTCTAGAAATAAAGAAAGAGGCGAAAAGGCATTAGAAGAAATTAAAAGGGTAAGTGGCAATGATGAAGTTGATTTAATGTTGTGCGACTTAGCGGACTTACCTAGTATAAGACGTTTAGTAAGTGAATTTAAAAAGAAATATAATAGGTTAGATATACTTATCAATAATGCAGGGGTAATTGTGCCCAAAAGACGTCAAACGAAGGATGGGTTTGAACTACAGTTTGGTGTTAATCACCTCGGACACTTTCTTTTAACACATTTACTCCTAGATACCCTCATAAAAAGTGCACCGGCTAGAATTATTAATGTTTCTTCAGGAGCACATAAAATAGGCAAGATTCACTTTGAAGATATTCATCTTAAAAAGCATTATAACCTTATTAAAGCTTATGCACAGTCAAAACTTGCCAATGTTCTTTTCACTTATGAACTTGCAGATAGGCTACAAGGAAAAGGGGTAACGGTAAATGCGCTTCATCCAGGTGCGGTAGCCACTAAAATGGGGGTTGATAGAGAGACTGGATTTGGAACATTTATAACAAGTCGATTAAAGCCATTTTTTCAAACACCATTAGAAGGGGCCCAGACAGCTATTTATTTAGCTGTATCCAAAGAGGTTGAAGACGTCACTGGTAAGTACTTTTATGATAAAAAGGCTATAATGTCCTCGAGGCTGTCTTATGATAAAGCTATTGCAAAAAGACTATGGGAAGTCAGCATAAATCTTGTGCATTTAGCTAAAGAGAATTAA